The genomic window CGGCACGTCAATGCCGCTCTCGATGATGGTGCTGCATACCAGCACGTTGAAACGCTGATGATAGAAATCGAGCATCACCTGTTCCAGCTCGCGCTCACGCATCTGGCCGTGCGCGACGCGTACGCCCGCCTCCGGCACCAGCGCCTCAATCCCTTGCGCCATTTTCTCGATGGTATCGAGGTCGTTGTGCAGGAAATACACCTGGCCGCCGCGTTTGATCTCGCGTAACACGGCCTCCTGGATAAGTGTCTTGCTCCATTCGCGCACAAAGGTCTTGACCGCGAGACGGCGTGCTGGCGGGGTTGCGATGATGGAGAGGTCGCGCATGCCCGAGAGCGACATCGAGAGCGTGCGCGGGATGGGCGTAGCGGTGAGAGTGAGCACATCCACCTCGGCGCGCAATTGCTTGAAGCGTTCCTTTTGTTGAACGCCGAAACGGTGCTCCTCGTCTATCACCACCAAACCCAGGCGTTTGAATTTGATGTCCGATTGCAGGAGCTTGTGGGTGCCTATGATGATGTCCACGCTTCCATCGGCCAGCCCATTGATGACCTCGTCCTGCTGTTTCTTGGAACGAAACCGCGACAGCACCTCGACCCGCACCGGCCAGTCGGCAAAGCGATCCTTGAAGTTCTGATAGTGCTGCTGGGCGAGCAGCGTCGTCGGCGCCAGCACGGCGACTTGTCTTCCTCCCTGTACCGCGACAAACGCGGCACGCATCGCCACCTCGGTCTTGCCGAAACCGACGTCGCCGCAAATCAAACGATCCATCGGTTTATCGGAGCGCATATCGGCGAGCACGCTGTGGATTGCGTCTAATTGATCGGGGGTTTCTTCAAACGGGAAGGCGGCGGAGAAGGCGGCATATTCCTCTTCACCGAGAGAGAAGGCATGTCCCTTGCGCGCGGCGCGCCGGGCGTAGATCTCCAACAGCTCGGCCGCGACGTCGCGTACCTTTTCCTGCGCTTTGCGCTTGGCGCGCCGCCACTGATCGCTACCCAGCCGGTGCAGAGGGGCATTCTCCGGCGCCGCGCCCGTATAACGGCTGATGAAATGCAAAGAGGCGACGGGCACATAGAGTTTGTCCCCGCCCGCGTATTCAAGCGCGAGAAACTCCGTCTCCAAATCGCCGACCTGCAACACTTGCAGACCCAGATAGCGGCCTACACCGTGATCTTCATGCACCACCGGCGCGCCGATGTGCAGCTCGGTCAGGTTGCGGATGATGTTCTCGGTGTCGCGGGCGCGGGTCTTGCGCCGGCGCCGTTGCATCACCCGCTCGCCGAACAACTGAGACTCGGCCACAATGGCCAAGTGCGGCTCTTTTAGGAGCAAGCCCTGCTCCAGCGGCGCGACGGTGATGCCCAGCCTTGCTTCGGATTCCAGAAAGGCCTGCCAGTTGGGGAACAACACGGGCTGCCACCCCCGGCCGCGCAGTATCTCCAATAAGGTCTCGCGGCGGCCCGTGGTCTCGGCGGCGAACAACACGCGGCCGTCAAACTCTTCCAGAAATGTGCGCAGCGCCGCCATTGGATCGGCCGCCCTCGCATCCAAGGTCAGCGCAGGCGGGAGCTGTGTGTCGTAATTGACGAGGTTTCGGTGAGCGCCCTGTTCGATCTTAAAACGCTGCGTAATGACTTGCGGAAAGGCGCTGAGTGCGTTATCCGGTTCCTGGATTTTCAGAAAGAGTTGCGAGGGCGGCAGCAAGGGACGTTCGGTATCGTGGCGGCCCTGTTCATAGCGCTCCTCGATCTCTTGCCAAAAGCGTTCCGCCGCCGCTTCCACACCCTCACCGACCATCACCAGACTGGAAGACGGCAGATAATCGAACAGGGTGGTCATGCGTTCGAAAAACAGCGGCAAATAATATTCGATGCCGGGTGGCGCCAGGCCCTTGCTCACATCCCGATAGAGTGGCGAGCGCTGCGGGTCGCCTTCGAAGTGCACACGCCAGGCCTGACGAAAGCGCGCGATGCCTTCGTCGTTGAGCGGAAACTCGCGGGCGGGCAGCAGGCGTATATGCTTGACCGTCACAATAGTGCGCTGAGTTTCGGTGTCGAAGGTGCGGATCGTATCCACCTGGTCGTCCAGCAGATCCACACGATAGGGTTGCGCGGCGCCCATCGGGAACAGGTCAACCAGTCCTCCCCGCACCGCAAACTCGCCATGCTCCATTACCTGCGAGACGTACTGATAGCCGGAGGATTCGAGCCGCTTGCGCAGCGCCGTGAGATCCAGTCTTTCGCCCACCTCCAGCAACAAACTATTGGCAGTCAGATAGTTCTGCGGAACGAGCCGCAGCATCAGGGTCGTCAGAGGAACGATCAACACCCCTCGCTGTAGACCCGGCAAACGATACAGCGCCTCCAGGCGTTGCGAGACGATGTCCTGGTGAGGTGAAAAGTTGTCGTAGGGCAAAGTTTCCCAATCCGGAAAACTCAGCACGGGCAGGGCAGGGTTATCGCCTATGTAAAAGCGCAGCTCATACTCCAACCGTTGCGCCGCCAGCGTGTCCTCCGTCACTACCAGCAATGGACCGGCATGCCGGCGCGCGGCGGCGGCCAGGGCCAGACCATAACTGCTCCCGTAGAGCTGGCCCCAATACAGATGCTCCCCGGTACGGTCAGGCAGGTAAGGCTTTAGAGGGCTCGCCAAGCCGGCGGGCACAATAGGTGCTGCCAGGATGTTTATTACCATATTAAAAACAATAACCTATAAATAATTTCTGGTGTCGCAACATCAGTCCAAAATCGGTTGAGCAGGCATATTGACAATATGCCCTGAGCACATACATACTGGTTGGTATGTTAGATGGCGTATTAGATTTATGAATAATCACTATTCGCCACATAGAAATTCCGGATATTGTCCGGGTTATCCTGCTTATAGGCAACCGTATGTCTACCGCGCACGCCCGTAATCCCGACCAGACTCGTCAAATCCTGTTACAAGCCGCACTGGAGGAGATCCACCAATGCGGCTTTCAGGCCGCGAGTCTCAGTAATATTCTCGCCAAGACCGGGCTCACCAAGGGCGCACTGTACCATCACTTTCCCGACAAGCTCGCATTGGGCTACGCGGTGGTGGAAGAGCTGATCGAGCCTGACGTACACGCCAAGTGGGTACAACCACTGCTCGACTTCGATAACCCCATAGACGGTCTGCTGTATGTGATAGAGGAAGAGGGAAAGAAGCTTGATCCCTGCGGGTGCAACGCCAATGAGCTATTTTTGGGTTGTCCCCTGAATAATCTTGCCCAGGAGATGTCACCCGTGGACGAGGGTTTCCGCACGCGCATCCAGCGCATTTACGCCATGTGGCGCGCAGAGATCGGCGCGGCCTTGGTGCGCGGACAGCAAAGCGGCAAGGTGCGAGCGGACATAAACCCCGATGCGGCGGCAACCTTCACCGTAGCGGCATTGGAGGGCTGCATCGGCATGGCGAAAAACGCGCGCGACATCAAGCTGCTGTATACCTGCGGCGCCGGATTGATTCAATATCTCGAGAGTTTACGGGTTAAGCCCAACAATTCGCTCCAGCCCCATCCCCGCTGACGCAGCGTCGCGGGTGAACTTGATCGTTAGCCTTCAAAAAGACGAACTAACCAACCAAATAATGACTGCACTGCAAATTATTCGTATCCCAATTCTGCCTTTTGGTATGGTGAACTCTCACCTGATCCTGGGCACAGATGGATGCATTCTTGTTGATGCCGGGCTGCCGAAGTCGGAGTCTAAGATTAAAAAGGCGTTAACCAGGCATGGACTCTCGTTCAAAGATATCAAGCTCATCGCGGTTACTCATGCACATGTGGATCACGCAGGCAGTGCGTATGCCCTGCGTGATTTGTCCGGGGCGCCTATCGTGGCTCACGCGGATGATGCCAAGTATTTTAGCCGGGAAATGCCGATGACGTTCTGCCCAACCGGGTGGTTTGGCCGTCTTTTTCTTAAAACATCCTTAATGTTCGAACCTTATAACGGTTTTAAACCCGATATCTTGCTCTCGAAGGATGACATTCTGGACCTCAGTCACTATGGCATTCCCGGTATCATCAGACATACTCCGGGTCACACGGCAGGTTCTATCTCAGTGGAGCTTTCTACCAAAGACGCCTTGGTCGGCGACCTTATTGCCTCAGGAATTTTATTAGGCGGTCTCGTTAGAACCCATCATGCCAAGAGTCCGCCGTTTGAAGATAACCCGCACGCCGTAGGCTTGGCGTTGCAACGCCTGCTTGATTCAGGCATGGAGAGATTTTACATGGGGCATGGCGGGCCGCTAAACGCTTGTGAAGTCCAACGTCACGCGCAAAATCTCATAGCCGTGAAGTCGTCGCTGCTCAATGGAGGCTAACATTGCTTATGGTACTAAACCGCTTCCTTAACAAGCCCGATACTGCAGGGATCATCGCGCCGCCGCCGCTGATATATTTAAGCGGCTGGTTGCTCGGCTGGGTGCTCAACAAGGGCTATCCGATCACCTGGTTGCCGGACGTACTGACATGGCCTATCGGCGCAGTGCTGATAGGCTGCGGCGTATTATGCGCAGCCTCTGCTTTTCTCGCCATGCGCCGGGCAAGTACGCCGGTGGACCCCTATAGCCCCACCACGGCGATAGTCAGCGCAGGTTCCTACCGCTTCAGCCGTAATCCGCTGTATCTCGCGCTGACCTTGTTCTATGTGGCCTTCGCCGCCATTACCGATATGCTATGGCCATTGCTGGTGCTGCCTTTCGTGATATGGGTGATGCATCGGGGCGTGATCTGTCGTGAGGAACGTTATCTGGAGAAAAAATTTGGCGAGTCGTATGTGCACTACAAGGTCAAGGTAAGACGGTGGCTTTGATCCCCTGAAGGGGGTGGATACTCATCAGTCAATAAGTAAGACTACCCTTCCGCTACGTCCCCGCCCCCTATATAGGGGGCGGGGACAGGGTGGGGGTAGGTAAAACAGGGTATTTACTCAGGAGTCACATCATTTGCATTGTAGTATTGCCTTTGTGACTCCTGAGTAATATGAAAAATAACATCATGGTCATCATGGCAGAGAGCGCGAATCATGATTAAGACCTTTGCAGAGGGGCTAGTAAGGTTTCGTTGGTGGGTGATCCTCGCCACCTT from Gammaproteobacteria bacterium includes these protein-coding regions:
- a CDS encoding MBL fold metallo-hydrolase gives rise to the protein MTALQIIRIPILPFGMVNSHLILGTDGCILVDAGLPKSESKIKKALTRHGLSFKDIKLIAVTHAHVDHAGSAYALRDLSGAPIVAHADDAKYFSREMPMTFCPTGWFGRLFLKTSLMFEPYNGFKPDILLSKDDILDLSHYGIPGIIRHTPGHTAGSISVELSTKDALVGDLIASGILLGGLVRTHHAKSPPFEDNPHAVGLALQRLLDSGMERFYMGHGGPLNACEVQRHAQNLIAVKSSLLNGG
- the mfd gene encoding transcription-repair coupling factor, with the protein product MVINILAAPIVPAGLASPLKPYLPDRTGEHLYWGQLYGSSYGLALAAAARRHAGPLLVVTEDTLAAQRLEYELRFYIGDNPALPVLSFPDWETLPYDNFSPHQDIVSQRLEALYRLPGLQRGVLIVPLTTLMLRLVPQNYLTANSLLLEVGERLDLTALRKRLESSGYQYVSQVMEHGEFAVRGGLVDLFPMGAAQPYRVDLLDDQVDTIRTFDTETQRTIVTVKHIRLLPAREFPLNDEGIARFRQAWRVHFEGDPQRSPLYRDVSKGLAPPGIEYYLPLFFERMTTLFDYLPSSSLVMVGEGVEAAAERFWQEIEERYEQGRHDTERPLLPPSQLFLKIQEPDNALSAFPQVITQRFKIEQGAHRNLVNYDTQLPPALTLDARAADPMAALRTFLEEFDGRVLFAAETTGRRETLLEILRGRGWQPVLFPNWQAFLESEARLGITVAPLEQGLLLKEPHLAIVAESQLFGERVMQRRRRKTRARDTENIIRNLTELHIGAPVVHEDHGVGRYLGLQVLQVGDLETEFLALEYAGGDKLYVPVASLHFISRYTGAAPENAPLHRLGSDQWRRAKRKAQEKVRDVAAELLEIYARRAARKGHAFSLGEEEYAAFSAAFPFEETPDQLDAIHSVLADMRSDKPMDRLICGDVGFGKTEVAMRAAFVAVQGGRQVAVLAPTTLLAQQHYQNFKDRFADWPVRVEVLSRFRSKKQQDEVINGLADGSVDIIIGTHKLLQSDIKFKRLGLVVIDEEHRFGVQQKERFKQLRAEVDVLTLTATPIPRTLSMSLSGMRDLSIIATPPARRLAVKTFVREWSKTLIQEAVLREIKRGGQVYFLHNDLDTIEKMAQGIEALVPEAGVRVAHGQMRERELEQVMLDFYHQRFNVLVCSTIIESGIDVPSANTIVINRADKFGLAQLYQLRGRVGRSHHSAYAYLIIPPRNAITADALKRLEAIESIQDLGTGFTLASHDLEIRGAGELLGEEQSGQIHEVGYTLYTELLERAVKALRSGREPELDRPLDHGAEIDLRIPALIPENYLPDVHTRLILYKRIASAASEDELRELQVEMIDRFGLLPPQTKTLFKVTELKLLAQPLGIRKIEAGENGARLIFADKPSVEPGKIISLIQREPKFYRLDGQNKLRITKPLPDAAMRIQAIEQILQAITGGG
- a CDS encoding TetR/AcrR family transcriptional regulator, producing MSTAHARNPDQTRQILLQAALEEIHQCGFQAASLSNILAKTGLTKGALYHHFPDKLALGYAVVEELIEPDVHAKWVQPLLDFDNPIDGLLYVIEEEGKKLDPCGCNANELFLGCPLNNLAQEMSPVDEGFRTRIQRIYAMWRAEIGAALVRGQQSGKVRADINPDAAATFTVAALEGCIGMAKNARDIKLLYTCGAGLIQYLESLRVKPNNSLQPHPR
- a CDS encoding isoprenylcysteine carboxylmethyltransferase family protein, which encodes MLMVLNRFLNKPDTAGIIAPPPLIYLSGWLLGWVLNKGYPITWLPDVLTWPIGAVLIGCGVLCAASAFLAMRRASTPVDPYSPTTAIVSAGSYRFSRNPLYLALTLFYVAFAAITDMLWPLLVLPFVIWVMHRGVICREERYLEKKFGESYVHYKVKVRRWL